Proteins from one Brockia lithotrophica genomic window:
- a CDS encoding Multidrug-efflux transporter, major facilitator superfamily (MFS): MENAGEKARGVPASSSDFAAFRTHAEESQAEFQPWRKNLVVLTISLFFVAVGFSQLIPFLPLFLASDLGLRNSPHLHFWSGAIYSVSFFSSFVMAPIWGALADRMGRKLMVLRSGFGMAVTNTLMAFVHTPGELFVLRFLNGFISGIVPASVALMAVSAPRERVGWALGVLQSGSVAGTIVGPALGGLLAEHFGYRTLFLLTGVSLFAVSFLVLFGVSDVRTPPPPARERGSRGASLLLRPDLAVLFLTNFLVQFAFVAIYPLLSLFVAELVGSDSGASFWAGVVMGLTALANMVAAPFLGRATDRLGAQRVLVGSLVLAAMVLFPHAFVRGIASLLVLRLLLGMALGGISPSLNAVLRLCAPEGFESRTFGYATSAANLGNFLGPLFGGAVADVSSLRMVFPLSAALLLVNAFVLGKLFPRMGERREGQLPQKGGEPWA, from the coding sequence GTGGAAAACGCGGGAGAGAAAGCGCGCGGCGTGCCGGCGTCGTCTTCCGACTTCGCCGCTTTTCGGACGCACGCGGAGGAATCGCAGGCCGAGTTTCAACCCTGGCGGAAAAACCTCGTCGTCCTCACGATTTCCCTCTTCTTTGTGGCCGTAGGGTTCAGTCAGTTGATTCCGTTTTTGCCCCTCTTCCTCGCTTCCGATTTAGGGCTTCGGAACTCCCCCCACCTCCACTTCTGGTCCGGAGCGATCTACAGCGTGAGCTTTTTTTCCTCCTTTGTCATGGCGCCTATCTGGGGTGCGCTTGCGGACCGCATGGGTCGCAAGCTCATGGTTTTGCGCTCCGGATTTGGGATGGCGGTTACGAACACCCTCATGGCGTTCGTGCATACGCCGGGCGAACTCTTCGTTCTCCGCTTTCTCAACGGGTTTATCTCCGGCATCGTTCCCGCCTCGGTGGCGCTCATGGCCGTTTCTGCCCCGCGGGAACGCGTGGGGTGGGCTCTCGGCGTGTTGCAGTCGGGCAGCGTCGCCGGTACGATCGTCGGCCCCGCCCTTGGTGGGCTCCTCGCCGAGCACTTCGGCTACCGTACGCTTTTCCTCCTCACGGGCGTTTCCCTCTTCGCCGTTTCGTTCCTCGTCCTCTTCGGCGTGAGCGACGTGCGTACTCCCCCGCCTCCTGCGCGCGAAAGAGGGAGCCGCGGAGCGTCCCTCCTCCTTCGTCCGGACCTCGCCGTGCTTTTTCTCACGAATTTCCTGGTCCAGTTCGCCTTCGTCGCGATTTACCCTCTTCTCTCCCTCTTTGTCGCCGAACTGGTCGGATCGGATTCCGGGGCTTCCTTTTGGGCGGGCGTGGTCATGGGACTTACGGCGCTCGCCAACATGGTTGCGGCACCGTTCCTAGGCCGTGCCACGGACCGCCTGGGAGCTCAGCGCGTGCTCGTGGGAAGCCTCGTCCTTGCCGCGATGGTCCTCTTTCCCCACGCTTTCGTCCGCGGCATCGCTTCTCTCCTCGTCTTGCGCCTCCTCCTCGGGATGGCGTTGGGGGGCATCAGCCCTTCCCTGAATGCCGTCCTCCGCCTATGCGCCCCCGAAGGTTTTGAGAGTCGAACCTTTGGCTACGCCACGAGTGCGGCCAATCTCGGAAATTTTCTCGGCCCTCTCTTCGGCGGTGCGGTGGCAGACGTGAGTTCCCTTCGGATGGTCTTCCCGCTTTCCGCGGCGCTTCTTTTGGTGAACGCCTTCGTCCTGGGAAAGCTCTTTCCCCGCATGGGCGAAAGGCGGGAAGGACAACTTCCGCAAAAGGGGGGAGAGCCGTGGGCGTGA
- a CDS encoding putative lipoprotein — protein sequence MKRVLLAVGIVALLFGLLWAKESGHIWASGQARDSASSPSPTGGPPNVGVGQGGRPPEAVTDAKTAREVSDRLVSLALRDPYVTRAAAVVAGDYAVVAIEVPAHLDASQVNTTKYAVAETLRQDPYGAKAVVVADPDLYGRIEELSRAAREGRPFQAVLDELADIVARISPQPSRPELPKTPAPQAPEAPSSSRR from the coding sequence ATGAAGCGCGTCCTTCTCGCCGTCGGAATCGTCGCCCTTCTCTTCGGACTCCTATGGGCAAAGGAAAGCGGCCACATCTGGGCTTCCGGGCAAGCCCGAGACTCCGCATCCTCTCCCTCCCCGACCGGAGGACCGCCGAACGTCGGAGTGGGTCAAGGTGGCCGCCCACCCGAAGCGGTGACCGATGCGAAGACCGCCCGCGAAGTCTCAGACCGCCTCGTATCCCTCGCCCTGCGCGACCCTTACGTCACCCGTGCCGCCGCGGTCGTCGCCGGCGACTACGCGGTCGTCGCCATCGAAGTTCCCGCGCACCTCGACGCCTCGCAGGTGAACACGACGAAGTACGCCGTGGCGGAAACGCTGCGCCAGGACCCCTACGGAGCCAAGGCCGTCGTCGTCGCCGACCCCGATCTCTACGGGCGCATCGAGGAACTCTCCCGTGCCGCCCGAGAGGGAAGGCCGTTCCAGGCGGTGCTCGACGAGCTCGCCGACATCGTCGCCCGCATCTCTCCGCAACCGTCGCGCCCCGAGCTTCCCAAGACACCCGCCCCCCAAGCTCCGGAAGCTCCCTCCTCTTCCCGCCGCTAG
- a CDS encoding Inosine-5'-monophosphate dehydrogenase, which produces MHIAFFLIPKREVVYVTPRMTLRRAIELMHGHGYNAVPVVDDDGRYAGTFSEGDALRYLVENPEHPFESVHTIRVGDVRWYKNHAAVRIDARIEDLISLATEQNFVPVVDARDIFIGIVRRKEIMEYCARLLAEGHAFRQSFAAPRPEPSEDSRGRTHA; this is translated from the coding sequence ATGCACATCGCCTTTTTCTTGATTCCGAAGCGCGAGGTCGTGTACGTGACGCCGCGGATGACCTTGCGGCGGGCGATCGAGCTCATGCACGGACACGGGTACAACGCCGTTCCCGTCGTCGACGACGACGGGAGGTACGCCGGTACCTTTTCCGAGGGCGACGCCTTGCGCTACCTCGTGGAGAACCCGGAGCACCCTTTTGAAAGCGTTCACACGATCCGCGTGGGCGACGTACGCTGGTACAAAAATCACGCAGCGGTGCGCATCGACGCGCGCATCGAGGACCTCATCTCGCTCGCCACGGAGCAAAACTTCGTTCCCGTGGTCGACGCGCGGGACATCTTCATCGGCATCGTCCGACGCAAAGAAATCATGGAGTATTGTGCCCGTCTCCTCGCCGAGGGGCACGCTTTCCGGCAGTCCTTTGCCGCACCGCGCCCCGAACCCTCGGAAGACAGCCGTGGACGTACGCACGCGTAG
- a CDS encoding Arginine decarboxylase has product MSNFPFPPASGEQPPYAQDEPRRVLDPTRHRRAPILEALAAHSARTRAAFHIPGHKGGRGMDPEFRRILGDQALAFDLINIAPLDDLHAPTGAIREAEALAAELYAAEDAFFSVQGTTTAIEAMLLAALRPGEKVLLPRNVHKSVLSGLILSGAIPVFLAPEADPVLGILHGLTPEVVARALDEHPDARALLLVHPTYYGTGSPLETIVSLAHSRGIPVLVDAAHGAHLPFHPDLPVFPTFAGADLVAVSMHKLGGALTQASLLLRQGSFVPRERVRASMNLLQTTSSSYLLLASLDAARRFLALEGRRRVGRAVRLALRAREEAERLGGLYIPGPFRPELGFSFDPTKFLVHVADLGLSGAEVERILRERFAIEVELSDPFNVLFVISVGDTERSIALLLQALKYLVREEKRDVPKVMPFLLPPEAPLVISPREAYFAEGELVPLEEAEGRISGEAVVTYPPGIPLVLPGERWTSQLLAYLEFARSRGVEVRGTSHPKAHVVRVVVE; this is encoded by the coding sequence GTGTCCAACTTCCCGTTCCCGCCCGCTTCCGGCGAACAACCGCCGTACGCGCAGGACGAACCCCGACGAGTCCTCGACCCCACGCGGCACCGCCGCGCTCCCATTCTCGAGGCGCTCGCCGCCCACTCCGCGCGCACCCGTGCCGCCTTCCACATCCCGGGACACAAAGGCGGCCGGGGCATGGACCCCGAATTCCGGCGCATCTTGGGAGATCAAGCCCTCGCCTTCGACCTGATCAACATCGCCCCGCTGGACGACCTGCACGCACCTACGGGAGCGATTCGCGAAGCGGAAGCGCTGGCCGCGGAGCTCTACGCCGCCGAAGATGCGTTCTTTTCCGTGCAGGGGACGACGACAGCCATTGAAGCCATGCTCCTCGCGGCCCTCCGTCCGGGGGAGAAGGTCCTCCTGCCACGCAACGTGCACAAATCCGTCCTCTCCGGCCTCATCCTGAGTGGCGCGATTCCCGTCTTCCTCGCTCCGGAAGCTGACCCCGTTCTCGGGATCCTCCACGGGCTCACGCCCGAGGTCGTCGCCCGCGCCCTGGACGAGCACCCCGATGCCCGCGCCCTTCTCCTCGTGCACCCGACGTACTACGGTACGGGATCCCCCCTCGAAACGATCGTCTCCCTCGCCCATTCCCGCGGAATCCCCGTGCTCGTAGATGCCGCCCACGGCGCGCACCTTCCCTTCCATCCGGACCTTCCCGTATTCCCCACCTTCGCCGGAGCGGACCTTGTGGCGGTGAGCATGCACAAGCTCGGAGGTGCGCTCACGCAAGCTTCCCTTCTCCTCCGCCAGGGTTCCTTCGTCCCGCGGGAACGCGTACGGGCGAGCATGAACCTCCTCCAGACGACGTCTTCTTCGTACCTCCTCCTCGCCTCCCTCGACGCGGCACGCCGCTTTCTCGCCCTCGAAGGAAGGCGACGGGTAGGGCGTGCCGTGCGCCTGGCGCTCCGTGCCCGCGAGGAAGCAGAGCGTCTGGGCGGGCTGTACATCCCCGGGCCGTTCCGTCCGGAACTGGGGTTTAGCTTTGACCCGACGAAGTTCCTCGTCCACGTCGCCGACCTGGGTCTGAGCGGCGCGGAAGTGGAACGCATCCTCCGCGAGCGCTTCGCCATAGAGGTCGAACTTTCCGACCCTTTTAACGTCCTCTTCGTGATCTCTGTGGGCGACACGGAACGGAGCATCGCCCTTCTCCTTCAGGCCTTAAAGTACCTCGTGCGGGAAGAGAAACGCGACGTTCCCAAAGTCATGCCCTTTCTCCTTCCTCCCGAAGCGCCGCTCGTGATCTCGCCCCGTGAGGCCTACTTTGCCGAAGGAGAGCTCGTCCCTCTCGAAGAGGCCGAGGGGCGAATTTCGGGAGAAGCGGTCGTCACGTACCCGCCGGGAATCCCCCTCGTCCTGCCGGGAGAGCGTTGGACTTCCCAGCTTCTCGCCTACCTGGAGTTCGCACGTTCCCGAGGGGTGGAAGTGCGGGGGACGTCGCACCCGAAAGCACACGTCGTACGGGTCGTGGTCGAGTGA
- a CDS encoding GNAT family acetyltransferase YjcF encodes MRREVFVEEQGVPEELEWDEVDRRGGAVYFAAVAEGAVIGCLRLRPLGGPTLKVERLAVRAPWRGRGVGSALMEAAERWAQERGYRRLIVHAQVQVVDFYRRLGYAKIPRPPFEEAGILHVAMEKALSPGTIREGLTGP; translated from the coding sequence GTGCGCCGGGAGGTGTTCGTGGAGGAGCAGGGCGTTCCCGAAGAGCTCGAATGGGACGAGGTGGACCGACGAGGAGGGGCCGTGTACTTTGCCGCCGTCGCCGAGGGGGCGGTGATCGGCTGCCTGCGCCTTCGCCCTCTCGGAGGTCCTACGCTCAAGGTCGAGCGACTTGCCGTACGCGCTCCGTGGCGGGGACGCGGCGTCGGCTCGGCGCTCATGGAAGCGGCGGAGCGCTGGGCGCAAGAGCGCGGGTACCGCCGCTTGATCGTGCACGCCCAGGTCCAAGTCGTCGACTTTTACCGGCGCCTCGGGTACGCCAAAATTCCCCGCCCTCCTTTCGAAGAGGCGGGGATCCTCCACGTGGCGATGGAAAAGGCTTTATCTCCCGGAACGATCCGCGAAGGCCTTACAGGCCCATGA
- a CDS encoding Enoyl-[acyl-carrier-protein] reductase [NADH] — translation MLCLDLAGRTYVVTGVTNERSIAWAIAEKLAAGGANLLFTYRLERSGEALRRLIPALPGEGNHRLFSVDVERDADIEALATFVREEGISLAGLVHSVAFARKEELDGAFIDTSREGFLLAHNVSVYSLVALARALRPAFHPGAAVVTLTYLGSERVVPHYNVMGVAKAALEASVRYLAYDLGEDGVRVNAVSAGPVRTLSARGIAGFTRILGIVEERAPLRRNITAEEVANAALFLLTDWSSGITGEVLYVDAGYGIMGL, via the coding sequence ATGCTCTGCCTCGACCTGGCCGGACGCACGTACGTGGTGACCGGCGTGACGAACGAGCGCAGCATTGCTTGGGCGATCGCGGAAAAGCTCGCCGCAGGAGGGGCAAACCTCCTCTTTACCTACCGCCTCGAGCGCTCCGGCGAAGCGCTCCGCAGGCTCATCCCTGCACTTCCCGGGGAGGGGAACCATCGCCTCTTTTCCGTCGACGTCGAGCGTGACGCGGATATCGAAGCGCTCGCCACCTTCGTACGCGAGGAAGGGATTTCCCTCGCGGGGCTCGTTCACTCCGTAGCCTTTGCCCGCAAGGAGGAACTCGACGGCGCCTTTATCGACACTTCGCGCGAGGGATTTCTCCTCGCGCACAACGTGAGCGTGTATTCGCTGGTAGCCCTCGCTCGGGCCCTGCGCCCGGCGTTCCACCCCGGCGCTGCCGTCGTCACCCTCACGTATCTGGGAAGCGAACGCGTCGTGCCGCACTACAACGTAATGGGCGTCGCCAAAGCCGCGCTCGAGGCTTCCGTGCGCTACCTCGCCTACGACCTAGGTGAAGACGGCGTCCGCGTGAACGCCGTGTCCGCCGGTCCCGTACGTACCCTCTCCGCCCGGGGGATTGCCGGGTTTACCCGAATCCTCGGAATTGTGGAAGAGCGCGCCCCTCTTCGTCGGAACATCACGGCGGAAGAGGTGGCAAATGCTGCCTTGTTCCTCCTCACCGATTGGTCGTCGGGGATCACCGGCGAAGTCCTCTACGTCGATGCCGGTTACGGGATCATGGGCCTGTAA
- a CDS encoding Sporulation protein YtfJ, producing the protein MSEHPIQSLMSTAMENIQGMVDVSTIVGDPIETPDGSVVLPVSRVGFGFVAGGSEFQTADASEETLPFGGGSGGGVTITPVGFLVIGREEVRFVPLEPRIHLYDRLLDLAPEVLQKIEDLLTRGRGRNSNREVPPGPYA; encoded by the coding sequence ATGAGCGAGCACCCGATTCAGAGCCTCATGAGCACGGCCATGGAAAATATCCAGGGGATGGTCGACGTCTCGACGATCGTCGGCGACCCCATCGAGACGCCCGACGGAAGCGTAGTCCTACCCGTAAGTCGCGTGGGCTTCGGCTTCGTCGCCGGCGGCTCGGAGTTTCAGACGGCGGACGCGTCGGAAGAGACGCTCCCCTTCGGCGGAGGTTCCGGAGGCGGAGTGACGATTACGCCCGTGGGATTTCTCGTGATCGGCCGGGAAGAAGTCCGCTTCGTCCCGCTCGAGCCGCGCATTCACCTGTACGATCGGCTCTTGGACCTCGCTCCCGAAGTACTCCAAAAGATCGAGGACCTCCTCACACGGGGCAGGGGGCGGAATTCGAACCGCGAAGTCCCGCCCGGCCCGTACGCGTAG
- a CDS encoding Aminopeptidase YpdF (MP-, MA-, MS-, AP-, NP- specific), which translates to MGAANPVFPKFPNDPRKDEARAPAERRRRLAAFLRDEGIAFALVTRPLHIAYLTGMFLEPHERFVGLLLFPEGESLLVVPAVEDVAGDLPVLRYRDGEDPYRAVGAHVRKVLARGDLPGGTGKEIRIGVEEEHLTLARAARLAAGLAREGLSPHRLCSVDGALREMRAVKGPEELAALARAARDTDALLAAWIRELRPGMSEREAVRILERLRDEAGFGPFAFDPIVLTGERTALPHGVPGDAPLRPWSLLLVDVGVTCCGYAGDLTRTYVLVGAGPAPREERQTWERLYRAVEEAQTAALAAVAVGRPYAEVDRAARGVLERYGLAEYFVHRTGHGLGLEIHEAPQVAPDSQERATSGHVFTVEPGVYIPGVGGVRIEDVVALAEAGVEVLTRSPKAWDSVLLSLPPSMA; encoded by the coding sequence GTGGGCGCGGCAAATCCCGTTTTCCCGAAGTTTCCGAACGACCCGCGGAAGGACGAAGCGCGCGCTCCTGCCGAAAGGCGCCGCAGGCTCGCTGCGTTTTTGCGCGACGAGGGGATTGCCTTTGCCCTCGTCACGCGCCCGCTGCACATCGCCTACCTCACGGGCATGTTCCTCGAACCCCATGAGCGCTTCGTAGGCCTCCTCCTCTTCCCGGAGGGGGAGTCCCTCCTCGTCGTCCCGGCGGTGGAGGACGTCGCGGGAGACCTGCCCGTGCTCCGCTACCGCGACGGGGAAGATCCCTACCGCGCCGTCGGCGCGCACGTGCGCAAAGTCCTCGCTCGGGGAGATTTGCCCGGCGGGACGGGAAAGGAGATTCGGATCGGGGTGGAGGAGGAACACCTCACGCTCGCCCGCGCCGCCAGGCTTGCCGCGGGGCTCGCCCGGGAAGGCCTCTCCCCCCACCGTCTCTGCTCCGTGGACGGGGCCCTGCGCGAAATGCGCGCCGTGAAAGGGCCGGAAGAGCTCGCAGCTCTCGCCCGCGCTGCCCGCGACACCGACGCGCTTCTCGCAGCATGGATCCGGGAACTTCGCCCGGGGATGAGCGAGAGGGAGGCCGTGCGCATCCTCGAGCGCCTTCGGGACGAGGCGGGCTTCGGACCGTTTGCCTTTGACCCCATCGTCCTTACCGGCGAGCGCACGGCTCTCCCGCACGGCGTACCCGGAGACGCCCCCCTCCGGCCGTGGTCGCTCCTCCTCGTCGACGTCGGCGTCACGTGTTGTGGGTACGCCGGCGACCTCACGCGTACGTACGTCCTCGTGGGAGCGGGTCCCGCGCCTCGGGAAGAGCGTCAGACGTGGGAACGCCTTTACCGTGCCGTGGAGGAAGCTCAGACGGCGGCGCTCGCCGCGGTGGCCGTAGGCCGCCCCTACGCGGAGGTTGACCGCGCGGCCCGCGGCGTCTTGGAACGATACGGGCTGGCAGAGTACTTCGTCCACCGTACCGGCCACGGCCTCGGTCTCGAAATCCACGAGGCACCCCAGGTCGCCCCCGATTCCCAAGAGCGGGCAACTTCCGGCCACGTGTTCACCGTGGAGCCGGGGGTATACATCCCCGGCGTAGGCGGGGTGCGCATCGAGGACGTCGTCGCCCTCGCCGAAGCCGGCGTGGAAGTGCTCACGCGTTCGCCTAAGGCGTGGGACTCGGTCCTTCTTTCCCTACCCCCTTCCATGGCATAA
- a CDS encoding Universal stress protein family, with protein sequence MFQRILVAYDGSEHAKRALETAASIARMTPGAELHVVHVVRFDPFEEGVFTEMQSFSSMSRSDYRGIVLKEGERRIEEAKKRLERESFAVHSAVLEGDPARRIVEYAEEKGIDLIVVGRRGLTMLQELFLGSVSHRIAQLAKCSILIAK encoded by the coding sequence GTGTTTCAACGCATCCTCGTCGCCTACGACGGATCCGAACACGCCAAGCGCGCGCTCGAAACCGCCGCAAGTATCGCCCGCATGACCCCCGGCGCGGAACTCCACGTCGTCCACGTCGTCCGCTTCGACCCCTTCGAAGAAGGCGTCTTTACGGAAATGCAGTCCTTCTCCTCCATGTCGCGCTCCGACTATCGCGGAATCGTCCTCAAAGAAGGCGAGCGGCGCATCGAGGAAGCGAAGAAGCGCCTCGAAAGGGAGTCCTTTGCCGTACATTCGGCGGTCTTGGAGGGGGACCCCGCCCGAAGGATCGTAGAGTACGCGGAAGAAAAGGGGATCGACCTCATCGTCGTCGGCCGAAGGGGGCTCACCATGCTCCAAGAACTCTTCCTGGGAAGCGTGAGCCACCGCATCGCACAACTCGCGAAGTGTTCGATCCTCATCGCGAAGTAG
- a CDS encoding tRNA S(4)U 4-thiouridine synthase (former ThiI), which yields MGEETTLLEHLWGDGGESPYDTLLVRYGELALKGKNRRDFERVLHARVRRALEGLAPVRIRRTFGRMYIHGPEPVLVEAARRLERVFGIFSFSLARRAENDLEAIRAAALAVLRAEVARRPGVRTFKVSARRTDPRFPLRVPELLPAIGGYLLPRSGGLRVDVNHPDLEIAVEIRPEGTYVYAARIPGPGGLPLGTNGKALLLLSGGIDSPVAGWYVMRRGVRIEAVHFHSPPYTKPEAKDKVLALGRILAAWSDEFRVHFVSLTEILLALRDAIPEALRTVILRRFMMRIATELARERRALAIVTGESLGQVASQTLEALAAIEDAAELPVLRPLVGLDKTEIIDRARKIGTYETSVLPHEDTCTLFLPRHPKTRPRLAEVRAVEERSGLDISGLVARALATVESVTLQADVGGERAAGALSSDPTVEEDEGLSFYL from the coding sequence GTGGGCGAAGAGACGACTCTTTTGGAACATCTCTGGGGAGACGGCGGAGAATCTCCCTACGACACCCTTCTCGTGCGCTACGGCGAGCTCGCCCTGAAGGGAAAGAACCGCCGGGACTTCGAGCGCGTCCTTCACGCGCGCGTACGCCGGGCGTTGGAGGGTCTCGCGCCCGTGCGCATTCGGCGGACGTTCGGGCGGATGTACATCCACGGCCCCGAACCCGTGCTCGTGGAGGCGGCGCGGCGGCTCGAGCGGGTGTTTGGCATCTTTTCCTTCTCGCTTGCCCGGCGAGCAGAAAACGACCTCGAGGCGATCCGCGCCGCCGCCCTCGCGGTCCTCCGGGCGGAGGTGGCGAGGCGTCCCGGGGTACGCACGTTTAAGGTTTCCGCCCGGAGGACCGACCCGCGCTTTCCCCTGCGCGTCCCGGAACTTCTGCCGGCGATCGGGGGGTACCTCCTCCCGCGCTCCGGGGGCCTACGGGTAGACGTGAACCATCCGGATCTCGAGATCGCCGTAGAAATCCGTCCGGAGGGCACGTACGTGTACGCGGCTCGGATCCCCGGGCCGGGCGGCCTTCCTCTGGGGACGAACGGGAAGGCCCTCCTCCTCTTGTCCGGAGGCATCGACAGCCCCGTGGCCGGATGGTACGTGATGCGGCGCGGGGTGCGCATCGAGGCCGTCCACTTTCACAGCCCGCCGTACACAAAGCCGGAGGCGAAGGACAAGGTCCTCGCCTTGGGTCGCATCCTCGCCGCCTGGTCCGACGAGTTTCGCGTGCACTTCGTCTCGCTCACCGAAATCCTCCTCGCTCTCCGCGACGCGATCCCCGAGGCTTTGCGCACCGTGATCTTGCGGCGCTTCATGATGCGTATCGCCACGGAACTCGCAAGAGAGCGGCGGGCGCTCGCCATCGTGACCGGCGAGAGCCTCGGGCAGGTCGCCTCGCAGACGCTCGAGGCACTGGCGGCGATCGAAGATGCGGCGGAGCTCCCCGTTCTCCGACCCCTCGTGGGCTTGGACAAGACGGAGATCATCGACCGGGCGCGGAAGATCGGGACGTACGAGACTTCCGTCCTTCCCCACGAAGATACGTGCACGCTCTTTCTCCCCCGCCATCCCAAGACGCGGCCGCGGCTCGCGGAAGTGCGCGCCGTCGAGGAGCGAAGCGGACTCGACATTTCCGGCCTTGTGGCCCGGGCATTGGCGACGGTGGAGTCGGTGACGCTTCAGGCGGACGTCGGGGGCGAACGTGCGGCGGGAGCGCTTTCCTCGGACCCCACCGTCGAAGAAGACGAGGGGCTCTCCTTCTACCTCTGA
- a CDS encoding Cysteine desulfurase — protein MFYLDAAATTPPWPEVVDAYARAWQERFAHPGSPHELGRRAFALLEVARRQVAELLGVEPEEVFFTNGATEANAAVLLGAASSAPEGRRHIVTTAVEHPSVLEPLARLERQGFRVTYVAPDRSGTLRARDVLAALTPETFLVSVMYVNHETGSIHPIEEIGAGLRDRPNVRFHVDAVQAAAVLSLPIRTARIDYLTLSGHKLHGPRRTGLLFVRKGLPPPRLYGDDVQEVGVLHPGTPDVAAAAAFARALRLVEERRATFVARAQALSERLREGLEARGAVVLSPRLVRAPHILNVSFPGLRGEVLVRALSAHGVYVGTRSACRSRAPRSHVLTAMRLPAELVLGSIRLSFAEDLEPEAAEEILSRFDRALRDLRALS, from the coding sequence ATGTTTTACCTCGACGCGGCAGCGACGACGCCACCTTGGCCGGAAGTCGTAGATGCGTACGCCCGAGCTTGGCAGGAACGCTTTGCGCACCCGGGTTCGCCGCACGAACTGGGGCGCCGGGCGTTCGCGCTTCTCGAAGTCGCCCGCAGGCAGGTAGCCGAGCTCTTGGGCGTGGAACCCGAAGAAGTGTTTTTCACGAACGGAGCGACTGAGGCAAACGCGGCGGTCCTCTTAGGTGCGGCTTCTTCTGCACCCGAAGGACGGCGCCACATCGTGACCACCGCCGTCGAACATCCTTCGGTTCTCGAGCCGCTCGCACGCCTCGAACGTCAGGGCTTCCGCGTGACCTACGTCGCACCCGATCGGTCCGGGACGCTTCGGGCGCGGGACGTGCTTGCGGCGCTCACGCCGGAGACGTTTCTCGTGAGCGTAATGTACGTGAACCACGAGACGGGCAGCATCCACCCCATCGAGGAAATCGGCGCGGGACTCCGCGATCGTCCGAACGTGCGCTTTCACGTGGACGCCGTGCAGGCCGCCGCGGTACTCTCTCTCCCCATCCGCACGGCGAGGATCGACTACCTCACCCTCTCGGGCCACAAGCTTCACGGTCCTCGAAGGACGGGGCTCCTCTTCGTTCGGAAGGGACTCCCTCCCCCTCGGCTCTACGGGGACGACGTTCAGGAGGTAGGCGTGCTGCATCCGGGCACGCCCGACGTCGCCGCGGCCGCGGCGTTTGCCCGAGCCCTCCGCCTCGTGGAGGAACGCCGAGCGACGTTTGTCGCACGAGCGCAAGCCCTCTCCGAACGGCTGAGAGAAGGACTGGAAGCCCGAGGAGCGGTGGTCCTCTCCCCACGCCTCGTCCGCGCTCCCCACATCTTGAACGTTTCTTTTCCCGGCTTACGAGGGGAAGTACTCGTGCGCGCCTTGTCGGCGCACGGCGTGTACGTGGGGACGCGCTCCGCCTGCCGGAGCCGCGCGCCCCGTTCCCACGTGCTCACGGCCATGCGGCTCCCTGCGGAACTCGTCCTCGGGAGCATTCGCTTGAGTTTTGCCGAAGATCTGGAGCCGGAGGCGGCGGAGGAGATCCTCTCCCGCTTTGACCGCGCCCTACGCGACCTGCGGGCCCTTTCGTAG
- a CDS encoding Hydrolase (HAD superfamily), which translates to MRKEMKMRYRMIFLDLDGTALTSEKRITPRTAHLVQHLDAHGIPVVISTGRAIFAVREFLRDVRLGSPVVTLNGAVVFSHLYGAPAEYHPIPWAWLQEFFRVVQKSGRLQNLLFESIHGYYVLTYDHEIFETFTDYRNLPPKLISLDKPVSDPVTNLLLRPRRIPEDKELLYRELNAAMDGRIRFFKTSWEWIEGVRYGVNKGAAMERLALTYGIPLDSVVALGDEWNDVEMIQKAGLGVAMGNAVDAVKAVADFVAPSNDEEGAARALEEIFHDFLVETGYVPLLAP; encoded by the coding sequence GTGCGGAAGGAGATGAAAATGCGGTACCGGATGATCTTCCTCGACCTCGACGGGACGGCCCTCACGTCCGAAAAGCGGATCACGCCGCGCACCGCCCACCTCGTCCAACACCTCGATGCCCACGGAATTCCCGTGGTCATCTCTACGGGGAGGGCGATTTTTGCCGTCCGCGAGTTCCTCCGCGACGTTCGCCTGGGGTCCCCCGTGGTCACGTTAAACGGTGCCGTTGTGTTTTCCCACCTGTACGGCGCACCTGCGGAGTACCATCCGATTCCTTGGGCGTGGCTCCAGGAATTCTTTCGGGTCGTCCAAAAGAGCGGCCGACTGCAAAACCTCCTCTTCGAATCGATTCACGGCTACTACGTTCTCACCTACGATCACGAAATCTTCGAGACGTTTACGGACTACCGCAACCTTCCCCCCAAGCTCATCTCCCTCGACAAGCCGGTGTCCGATCCGGTAACCAACCTCCTCCTCAGGCCCCGGAGGATTCCGGAGGACAAGGAGCTCCTCTACCGAGAACTCAACGCCGCCATGGACGGGCGGATCCGGTTTTTCAAGACGAGTTGGGAATGGATCGAGGGTGTGCGCTACGGGGTGAACAAGGGTGCGGCCATGGAACGCCTCGCCCTGACCTACGGGATCCCCCTCGATTCCGTCGTCGCCCTGGGGGACGAGTGGAACGATGTCGAGATGATCCAAAAGGCCGGCTTGGGCGTCGCCATGGGGAACGCCGTAGACGCCGTAAAGGCCGTCGCCGACTTCGTGGCGCCTTCCAACGACGAAGAGGGTGCTGCGCGCGCGCTGGAAGAGATCTTCCACGACTTTCTCGTAGAGACGGGGTACGTGCCATTACTTGCGCCGTAA